The Mycoplasmopsis caviae sequence ATTGTTGAGTATTTAAATGAAAATCCAAATGACTTTGCAGAAAATTCAATAGAGAAAAACGCTACAAAAACAAATACATCAACAGCAGTATTATCTCGTATGTACAGTAAATTAGGTTTTTCAAGCTACAAAGAAATGCAATTTTATGTTAAATACAATTATTTATCTCGCATAAAGATTCCTAAAGAACTAGAAGATAATAGTATTTATAAAGTTTTTAAGTCATATATCGAAACAATCAATTTGACTAGTAAGTATTTAGATATAAATGAAATCAGGTTTATTTGCAATGAAATTCATAAAAAGAAAACGGTCTACTGTTATGGAATTGGATCGAGTGCTATTTCAGCTCGAGAATTATGCTTAAATTTAGAAAAATTTAACTACAGGACATTTTTCTATGATGGCTTTCATACGTTTTTAATTTCATTATTTTCAAAGGCTCAAAAGGAAGAAAAACCACCGGTTATAATTTTTTCTAAGACCGGAAATACTGCTGAAATTATTTTCTTATGTGAACAATTATTGAAAAATAATTTCCCATTTCTATTAATAACAGCCAATAAATCACAAAAGTCAAAATACCCTCATGTTCTTCTTCACGAAACTGTTGAACAACGTATTCGCTACCATGCATTAAGTTCTAAAATAGCTCAACAATATATAGCAGATATAATTACCGACTATCTAGTATCTAAGATAGAAGACAAAAGCAGTAGAAGTGATTGACTTAAAGTAATTGATGAATGAAATGATAGTGGCAAAAAAAGACACGATTAGATAAAATGCGTGTCTTTTTCCCAAGTTTGACGAATCAAAAATGAAAATGAACACTTCATATACTAAAGTATATGAAATTTTTTCATTTTTCTTATTTTGTGTTATAATATGTTATAATATAATTATGTATGTAAAAGTTTCAAAAGTAGCAGGCAAAGAATATGTTCAAATTTGCCATTCAGTTAGAATAAAAGGAACAAATAAAACAAAGCAAGTGGTTATTGAAAAACTTGGTCTTTTATCAAAACTGCAAGAAGAAAATCCTAACATTTTAGAGGATTTAAAAAATAAATATCAAGGTTTGAGAAATGAAGCAAGAGATAATGAATTATTGAAGTATAGAGTTCACAAATCTATCGATGTTTTGTTTGATACAGAATTCAATGAAAGGAATGAATTCAAAGACAAATTAACATATGAAGAAAATGCTGAAAAAGTAAAAAATAGTTCGAAAAAATATGGTAATTTACTTTACAAAACGATTTACAAAAAACTAAAACTTGATGAATATTTTGATTTAAAAAGTAAAGAATTTCTTTTCAGATATGATTTAAATAATATTGTTGAGAACCTAACTTTTTAAGAATTTTAAAACCTTCATCAAAACTAAGAACAGTTCAATCTTATGATTCATATTTAATAGAGAATGACGACACGTTGAAATCTCATTACAGAGCATTGGAAATTTTATGTGATGAAAGATTAGATATTATTAAACATTTAAACAATAGATTATCAGAATTAATAGACAGAAATTTAGAAGAGGCTTTCTACGATGTTACAACAGTTTATTTTGAAAGTTTCACAGCAGATGATTTTAGAATCTTTGGTTTTTCAAAGGATTTAAAAGTTAACCAAACACAAGTGGTATTAGGTTTGATGATTGATGCAAATGGAATACCAATAAGTTACAAACTTTTTCCGGAAATACAAGCGATTTTAAGACTTTTATCCCTTTTATACAGGAAGTTAAGGAAAATTTAGGGATCGAAAATGTAACGATAGTTGCTGATAGAGGACTTAATTCTGGACCTAATTTACAGGCGATAATTGACAATGGTTTTAAATTTATAATGGCAGAAAAAATTAAAGCAAAAGGCAAAATTGCTTCTGAAATACTTGACTTAGATTCATATGATAAAATAACTGAAAACTACTTTATTAAAGATCGTAAAGATACAAAATTTGTAAAAAATGAAGAAGATGAGAAATATATAATTGATGGTAGACTTGTTCTTTCTTTCAGTGAAAATAGAAGAAAAAAGGATGAGAACGACCGCAAAAGACTTATTGAAAAAGCTTTAAAAGGTGTTCAAAACAACGCTTCAAAAGCTCGCTCAGAATTAAGTAGAGGTGGTAGAAAGTACCTCGATTATAATGTTAAAGAAGTAACGATAAAGACAACAAAAATTGAAGATGATGCAAAATGAGATGGATTTTATGGAATATTCACAAACGATATGGAAATGAAGACTGATAGAATTATTTCAACATATCGAAAACTTTGAAAAATTGAAGATTCGTTTAGAATGTTAAAAACATCATTTGAGGTTAGACCTGTTTATCTATCAAAAAGGAAGACAATTGAAGCGGCATTTTCTTATTTGTTATTTAGCCCTTGTACTCCAAAGATTTCTAGAATTCACTATTGACTCAATAGTTGAAGATGATCACAAATTTACTACTGAAAAAATACTCAACAGTATTAGAGAAGTTGAACTAATAACCTTTAAAGATTATGAGAATGATACAGAGTATTTTATGAGAACTGATGAACCAATTGAATACCTTGAATTAATTGAAAAATTAAATATTGAAAGACTTCCACTGATGGGAAAAGTCGATGAAATTGAGGGTATTATAACACAAGGCTAAAATTGTAAAAATGACCAATACACCTATAAATAAGGCGTATTAGTCATTTTTAATACTCTTTTTTTAATTGATTCGTCAAACTTGGGAGAAAAATTTAACTACAGGACATTTTTCTATGATGGCTTTCATACGTTTTTAATTTCATTATTTTCAAAGGCTCAAAAGGAAGAAAAACCACCGGTTATAATTTTTCTAAGACCGGAAATACTGCTGAAATTATTTTCTTATGTGAACAATTATTGAAAAATAATTTCCCATTTCTATTAATAACAGCCAATAAATCACAAAAGTCAAAATACCCTCATGTTCTTCTTCACGAAACTGTTGAACAACGTATTCGCTACCATGCATTAAGTTCTAAAATAGACTCAACAATATATAGCAGATATAATTACCGACTATCTAGTATCTAAGATAGAAGACAAAAGCAGTAGAAGTGATTGACTTAAAGTAATTGATGAATGAAATGATAGTGGCAAAAAAAGACACGATTAGATAAAATGCGTGTCTTTTTTATTATTTATTTATCTTAAGGTAATTTACAAATTGTTGAGTAATAAAAGTTGGTCGAGTAATTGCAGAACCAACAACAACACCATTAGCACCAATTTTAAAAGCTTTTGCCACACTTTGTGGTGTATTGAAGCCACCTTCAGCAATTATATACTTATTATATTTTTTATTTAATTTAACTATATCTTTAAGGAATTGGTAATTATTGAATATATTTGGCATATCTTTCGTATCGCTCGTGTAACCTCTGAGCGTTGTTGAAATGATATCAAAATCAAGCTCAAATGCGTTTTTAACATCATCAATATTTGAGCAATCTGCCATCAATAATTGATTATTATTATGCGATTTAAAATAAGATACTAATTCTTCAAGGCTTTCTTTTGGTCTTTTTCTTAATGTTGCATCAATAGCAATTATAGGAATTTTGCTATCAATTAAGAATTTTAAATCATCTAAATCCGGAGTTATAAAAACTTCTGAGTCATCAAATTTCTTTTTAGTAATACCAATAAGTGGAATATCCTTTGGTACTAAATCCATAATAGTTTTTATGTTCTCTCTCTGACTAATTCTTATTCCGCCAGCACCACCTAGTAAAGCAGATTTAACAAGTCGCTCAATAACGCCAGGTCCATACATAGGTTCATCTTCAAGTGCTTGACATGAAACAATAAACAAATTATTATTTAACTTCATCATTAATTTTCTCGTTTATTTTATCGGCTATGACTGTAGCCTTACCACCAAGAATAACCTGAACAGATAAATTGTCATGAACTAATCCAAATGAACCATATGGAACAAAATCTTCAGCCTTAATATCCAAGTTTTCTTTTAGTTCAACTCTCAATCTTGTTGCACAAGCTGATACATTATTTAGGTTTGCTAATCCACCTAATTTATTAACAATACCCTCAATATTTTCATCATCGAATGTTTTTTTATTTTCTTGATTGCTAGCTTTTTCAATGAGTTTTTTATCAGCTTCATTTTCTTTTAATTCTTGATATTTTTTCTTGTTTATTAAACCAATATTATTTCCTAGCCGTCCAGGAGTAGCTATCTTACCATACTTAATTCAAAAGTAGAATGTTACAAATGAAATTGAACCAAGCACAATTGATCAAAGTAGTGCTCAGTAGAATGCTGTGCCTTTGGCGACTGGAATTGCACCATAGATAATTAGATCAATAAATCCACGGGCAAAACCAACACCGACATGAGCTCCGCTTCACTCCATTAAAGCATAAGCAAGTCCACTAAGTGGAACATAAATTGCATAGTAAAGTTGTGGTGCTACAAACAAGAATGTAAATTCTAATGGTTCTGTAATACCTGTTAAGAATGCAACAGCCATTGCTGAACCTATTGTTATAGCAACATTTCTACGATTTTCTTTTTCAGCTAACAAAATCATTGCTAAACCAATACCCATACATGTACCAAGATATGTTGGATAATCTTGAGTAAATCGACCGGCATTAATTCCTAAATTCGAATAAAATCAAGGATATAACCTTACTCCATTAATAGTATTAAATTTAAGTCCATTAATGAAGTTTCATATATTTTGATCACCTATGATTGTTTCCTTATTATCTGTAAATGACTTTAATTCCTTAATTAAAATGTTTGCTGTATTTTGATCAATTATATTTTTGGTTACTGCTTGCTCAATCATTTGTATAGATAGCACGCCACCAAATTCTGTTTGAAATGCCAAAACAATTGGAATATGATGTAAACCAAAAGGCATAAGTGCACGACCTAAAACTCCATAAACAAATCCATCAAGTCCTAATGGTGCTTTTTGAATTAGTGCACCAATTTTAAAGATTGCCAAACCTACTCATGGTCAAAATAGTAAGAATACTAATGAGATACCAAATGAAATAGGAACTAAAACAATAGGTACTAGTCTAATACCTGAGAAAAATGACAATGCAGTTGGTAATTGTAATTTTGAAAAGTAATTAAACGTATAAGAAGTAGCAATGCCCACTACCAAACCACCAAAAATGCTGGTATTTAATGAATTCATACCTAGATTCTTATCAACAATACCTGGTAAATATTTATGAAATCATAGAATTGAACCAGCAAAGTCTTTTTCTGGTTTTTGTATAAAAGCCATTTGACTACTTGTGAAAACAAGGTATGCAATTACTGCAGCAAAACCTGCACCACCTTTGTCCTTTGAAAAAGTAATTGCAATAGCAATACAAAATAATATAGGTAAATTGCCAAATACAACTACAGAAATTCCTTTAAAAATGTTTGCAATGGTTGTACCTAATGCTGTATGAACGTTTGCACCAATAGCTCCTCCAATTCCAAGAAGTAACCCTGCAATAGGTAAAATTGCTATTGGCAACATTAAACCCCTAGCCAGTTGCTGAAACCAAGCTTTAATTTTACCTTTTTGAGATTTATTATTAACTTCATTTGGAGAAGTAGTTGTTTTTGAGGTGTCCATTTATAAAACCTCCTTGCCTAGAAAAAAGAATATTCCCAATTATAAAACTACCAATATTTTGAATATTTATTAGCATCATATAATTATGTAAATATTTCCTTTTTCTATTAAAATTTTACTATTATTAAAAGTTAATCAATTTACTTGGTATGTTTCTTACAAGTGAATAAATTGATTTTGTATTTTTTTTACAACAAAAAAACAGACAAATTAAATGTTTAATCACTACTTTTGTCTATTTAGAGATTTAAATAAGTTTTATTCTTTTTTTAGATTCAAATTGGTAATCAGTGGCATATAAATAACCATCACTAAATTTCAATTTAGGTGCATTTTTTACTTCTTTTTTTGTAGCAAAAAATATTTTAACCCTTTTATTATCTATAAAAGTATATGCCCCGGGGTTTAACTCATATGCTCGTATAATGTTTATTGCTTCCTGCATGCATAGTTCACTACTTAAAAGTGCTTTTTCTTTATCTAGTTTTGGACTAAGTGTTACTTTTGATTCGTCTTGCTTTATTCTTTTTAATTTTCCCAAATCAAGGTCTATTAATCATTGAACAATATTGTCGCAAGTTAATTTGGAAAGCTTGTTAAATAGGATACTTGTTGTGTCGTATTCTTCTATTTTGATGGCTTTTTGGACAAATATATCGCCCGCGTCCATTTGCTTAACCATTTCCATTAAACTAATTCCTGTCTCTTGGTCATTGTTTAAAAGCGAGTATTGAATTGGAGCAGCTCCGCGATATTTTGGAAGTAGAGAACCGTGAATATTTAAGTTAAGTTTTTTAGCAATTTTTAGAACATTTTCAGGTATATATTGGCCAAATGCACAAGTAATTAAATAGTCATAATTTAATGCTTCTAATTCATCTTTAATTTGAGAAATTTTTTCTGGTTGGAAACATTTAATATTATATTTTTGAGCTAATTGCTTTGTTGGTGTTGGAGTTAGTTTATGTCCTCTAACGCTTGGTCGATCAGGTTGCGACACTATTGCAACAACTTCAAAGTTGTTGATTAATTTTTCAAAAATTTCAACTGCAAATGCAGGTGTTCCAGCTAATAATAATTTCATATCTCAATTATAAATGTAAATAAAAAAAAGCGGAATTAATCCGCTAAATTAAATTATTTAATAACGCTTCTGCGACGTCTAACAATTAGTCTTCATAACGCAACTAATGCTAAGGCAATAGGCAATAATATTGTAAGAGTAACTATAACCAAATAAACTCTTAACCACATTTTGTTCCGTTCTCTTCTGCTCTTTTCAACTTGTTCATGAATCTCGACAGAACGCTCACCTAAAAAGTCGCATATATCAGCCAATCGTTTTTTGTCAAATAACCTAATTATGATATATGCAGCAACTGAAGAAGCCATTATTATTACACTAATGATACAAAACAATATTGTGTTTCCAAATCCTTGGTCAAGTCATTTTGCTCATTCAAAATTAATTTTTAATGTATCACTTTCATAATATCAGCGTTTTCACATATAAAGTCCATAAACTATTGCAGTTATAATTCCTAGATATGTTAAAACAAAAACAAGCATTCATGTTAAATTAACATCTTTGAGTACTATTTTTCGATAAGCAATGTGGAATGTGCTGCTTGATGTATAATCTCCATTACTTACCGCATCTCGATACCTTTGAATAGTATGAGATCATTGTATATTCTCAATTAAGTTTTTAAAACCTATTGACATTGATAAAAATGCTACAGTTCCAAAAAGAATCAAATAACCAATTAGTCTTTTTTCTTGATTAAAAATCCCAACTTTTGCATATACTAATGTAAACATTATTACCGATATTGTCATAATCAAAAATGAAATTGAAAGGATTAAAATCTTAAGCATTTGTTCTGCTCTAATAACACGATAAACACGGGGCGAAATTTGATTCTTTGGATCACGATAAACACGACTATTGTGATTATTAAATTTATAGTCGTGGTTATTTTGAACAACTTCGATACTTGCTGAATTTTGTATTGGTTGATATTTTCGCATGCTTTTTACCTTTCAATTTAGTACTCTAATTATAAATGATTATTTTTTATATTTAGTAATATTAATGTTTATATTTCTCATAATTATTATAAATAATTATAAGTTTTACTGACCTTTTTCACTATATAATAATTGCTACATTAAGCAAAGAATTTCTTAGTACTTCTCTATTAATATTTGACTAATATGCCTATTTTATAGGTTTTTTAAGCAAAAATAAAAATCGTGCTTTCAAAAGTTAGCACGATAACTATTTATTTTTTGTTTGAGTGTTCAATATCATCTTTTTGTTCATCATCAACAAGTTTTTTAGCATCTGCTAATTGAATACTAAAGAAGCTTGTAACACCACGGTTTTGCATTGTTGCACCAAATAAAGTGTCAACTCTTGACATTGTTCCGTGACGGTGAGTAA is a genomic window containing:
- a CDS encoding MurR/RpiR family transcriptional regulator, with the translated sequence MKLFLFADEYKSLTNAEQKIVEYLNENPNDFAENSIEKNATKTNTSTAVLSRMYSKLGFSSYKEMQFYVKYNYLSRIKIPKELEDNSIYKVFKSYIETINLTSKYLDINEIRFICNEIHKKKTVYCYGIGSSAISARELCLNLEKFNYRTFFYDGFHTFLISLFSKAQKEEKPPVIIFSKTGNTAEIIFLCEQLLKNNFPFLLITANKSQKSKYPHVLLHETVEQRIRYHALSSKIAQQYIADIITDYLVSKIEDKSSRSDWLKVIDEWNDSGKKRHD
- a CDS encoding IS1634 family transposase, translating into MQEVKENLGIENVTIVADRGLNSGPNLQAIIDNGFKFIMAEKIKAKGKIASEILDLDSYDKITENYFIKDRKDTKFVKNEEDEKYIIDGRLVLSFSENRRKKDENDRKRLIEKALKGVQNNASKARSELSRGGRKYLDYNVKEVTIKTTKIEDDAKWDGFYGIFTNDMEMKTDRIISTYRKLWKIEDSFRMLKTSFEVRPVYLSKRKTIEAAFSYLLFSPCTPKISRIHYWLNSWRWSQIYYWKNTQQY
- a CDS encoding N-acetylmannosamine-6-phosphate 2-epimerase, which produces MKLNNNLFIVSCQALEDEPMYGPGVIERLVKSALLGGAGGIRISQRENIKTIMDLVPKDIPLIGITKKKFDDSEVFITPDLDDLKFLIDSKIPIIAIDATLRKRPKESLEELVSYFKSHNNNQLLMADCSNIDDVKNAFELDFDIISTTLRGYTSDTKDMPNIFNNYQFLKDIVKLNKKYNKYIIAEGGFNTPQSVAKAFKIGANGVVVGSAITRPTFITQQFVNYLKINK
- a CDS encoding PTS transporter subunit EIIC; amino-acid sequence: MDTSKTTTSPNEVNNKSQKGKIKAWFQQLARGLMLPIAILPIAGLLLGIGGAIGANVHTALGTTIANIFKGISVVVFGNLPILFCIAIAITFSKDKGGAGFAAVIAYLVFTSSQMAFIQKPEKDFAGSILWFHKYLPGIVDKNLGMNSLNTSIFGGLVVGIATSYTFNYFSKLQLPTALSFFSGIRLVPIVLVPISFGISLVFLLFWPWVGLAIFKIGALIQKAPLGLDGFVYGVLGRALMPFGLHHIPIVLAFQTEFGGVLSIQMIEQAVTKNIIDQNTANILIKELKSFTDNKETIIGDQNIWNFINGLKFNTINGVRLYPWFYSNLGINAGRFTQDYPTYLGTCMGIGLAMILLAEKENRRNVAITIGSAMAVAFLTGITEPLEFTFLFVAPQLYYAIYVPLSGLAYALMEWSGAHVGVGFARGFIDLIIYGAIPVAKGTAFYWALLWSIVLGSISFVTFYFWIKYGKIATPGRLGNNIGLINKKKYQELKENEADKKLIEKASNQENKKTFDDENIEGIVNKLGGLANLNNVSACATRLRVELKENLDIKAEDFVPYGSFGLVHDNLSVQVILGGKATVIADKINEKINDEVK
- the fmt gene encoding methionyl-tRNA formyltransferase; translated protein: MKLLLAGTPAFAVEIFEKLINNFEVVAIVSQPDRPSVRGHKLTPTPTKQLAQKYNIKCFQPEKISQIKDELEALNYDYLITCAFGQYIPENVLKIAKKLNLNIHGSLLPKYRGAAPIQYSLLNNDQETGISLMEMVKQMDAGDIFVQKAIKIEEYDTTSILFNKLSKLTCDNIVQWLIDLDLGKLKRIKQDESKVTLSPKLDKEKALLSSELCMQEAINIIRAYELNPGAYTFIDNKRVKIFFATKKEVKNAPKLKFSDGYLYATDYQFESKKRIKLI
- a CDS encoding MSC_0882 family membrane protein gives rise to the protein MRKYQPIQNSASIEVVQNNHDYKFNNHNSRVYRDPKNQISPRVYRVIRAEQMLKILILSISFLIMTISVIMFTLVYAKVGIFNQEKRLIGYLILFGTVAFLSMSIGFKNLIENIQWSHTIQRYRDAVSNGDYTSSSTFHIAYRKIVLKDVNLTWMLVFVLTYLGIITAIVYGLYMWKRWYYESDTLKINFEWAKWLDQGFGNTILFCIISVIIMASSVAAYIIIRLFDKKRLADICDFLGERSVEIHEQVEKSRRERNKMWLRVYLVIVTLTILLPIALALVALWRLIVRRRRSVIK